From Medicago truncatula cultivar Jemalong A17 chromosome 7, MtrunA17r5.0-ANR, whole genome shotgun sequence, a single genomic window includes:
- the LOC11438445 gene encoding EPIDERMAL PATTERNING FACTOR-like protein 9 gives MGNTKLPKVLMLLLTLILAAKVIQGIETKGWISQSSQPQRELSLKGSINEAWKQRNSRRLMIGSTAPTCTYNECRGCKYRCRAEQVPVEGNDPINSPYHYRCVCHRS, from the exons ATGGGTAACACCAAACTCCCAAAAGTACTCATGTTACTCTTGACCTTAATTCTTGCAGCTAAAGTTATACAAG GAATTGAAACAAAAGGGTGGATATCTCAATCCTCACAACCTCAAAGAGAACTAAGTTTGAAG GGTAGCATCAATGAAGCATGGAAACAAAGAAATTCTAGAAGATTGATGATTGGATCCACAGCACCAACATGTACTTACAATGAATGTAGGGGGTGCAAATATAGATGCAGAGCTGAGCAAGTTCCTGTGGAGGGAAATGACCCCATCAACAGCCCTTATCACTACAGATGTGTTTGTCATAGATcatga
- the LOC11438446 gene encoding F-box/kelch-repeat protein At3g23880, translating into MNLPPKKSQQRPPNCRSSPIILPDELITEVLSYLPVKSLMQLKCCCKSWNTLVSKPFFIRLHLQRSSKNPHFTLFNIPDMNKDDTDAVLISFTRLIESSLCLSKSITLTNDPYYRLENKSCCWIVGSCNGLLCLLGYSLNRDMWLHFWNPATRKISYKLGRFGGIPSLLDLTFGYDNSKDTYKVVNLLHGGARVFSLDDKVWRNIKSFPMGFYHRYISTGLHLSGIVYYLVIQNYSSSFYDCKNIIVEQFAIISLDLGTETCKDLLPPRGFAEVPHVKPSLCELLDCLCFSHVVKKAHLVIWQMTHYGVEESWSQLLKINLQIMTHYGVEHYGLEKYFDSQWLPLHLSRNYDSLVLINNLDDLPVVYNLRDDSVERIRIINGKRCWRYNKNYYAESLVLCR; encoded by the coding sequence ATGAATCTCCCACCGAAGAAGTCGCAGCAGCGTCCACCCAACTGCAGGTCATCGCCGATAATCCTCCCCGATGAACTTATCACAGAAGTGCTTTCTTATCTTCCTGTGAAATCTCTTATGCAACTAAAGTGCTGTTGTAAATCATGGAACACCCTCGTGTCCAAACCTTTCTTCATCAGGTTGCACCTTCAACGTTCTTCAAAAAACCCTCACTTCACTCTTTTCAACATACCAGATATGAATAAAGATGACACCGATGCCGTACTGATTTCCTTTACTCGTTTGATAGAGAGTTCTTTGTGTTTGTCGAAGTCCATCACACTTACCAACGATCCTTACTATCGTTTAGAGAATAAGAGTTGTTGTTGGATTGTTGGTTCTTGCAATGGATTGCTATGCTTGCTAGGTTATTCTTTAAATAGAGATATGTGGCTCCATTTTTGGAACCCTGCGACTAGGAAAATATCTTATAAATTAGGGCGTTTTGGTGGCATACCTTCCCTTCTTGATTTGACATTTGGTTATGATAATTCAAAAGACACTTATAAGGTAGTGAACTTATTACATGGAGGGGCGAGAGTTTTTAGTCTGGACGATAAGGTTTGGAGAAATATTAAAAGTTTTCCAATGGGGTTTTATCATCGTTATATAAGTACTGGTTTGCATTTGAGTGGTATTgtttattacttggtaattcAAAACTACTCCTCTTCTTTTTATGATTGCAAGAATATTATTGTTGAGCAATTTGCGATTATTTCACTTGATTTGGGCACGGAGACATGCAAAGATTTGCTTCCGCCTCGAGGTTTTGCAGAAGTACCACATGTTAAGCCATCTCTATGTGAGTTGCTGGATTGCCTTTGTTTTTCTCATGTTGTCAAGAAAGCTCATTTAGTTATATGGCAAATGACACATTACGGAGTTGAAGAGTCTTGGAGTCAATTACTTAAGATAAATCTTCAAATTATGACACATTATGGAGTTGAACATTATGGCTTggagaaatattttgattctcAATGGTTGCCATTGCACCTTTCTAGAAATTATGATTCATTGGTATTGATAAACAATCTTGATGACCTACCAGTTGTCTATAATTTGAGAGATGATAGTGTAGAGAGAATTAGAATTATCAATGGTAAACGTTGCTGGCGCTATAACAAGAATTATTATGCTGAAAGCTTGGTTCTGTGTCGATGA